Proteins from a genomic interval of Capsicum annuum cultivar UCD-10X-F1 chromosome 4, UCD10Xv1.1, whole genome shotgun sequence:
- the LOC107843537 gene encoding eukaryotic translation initiation factor 5, which yields MALQNIGASNSDDAFYRYKMPRMLTKIEGRGNGIKTNVVNMVDIAKALARPPSYTTKYFGNELGAQSKFDEKTGTALVNGAHETPKLAGLLENFIKKYVQCYGCGNPETDVIITKTQMIQLKCAACGFISNVDMRDKLTTFILKNPPEAKKGSKDKKAMRRAEKERLKEGEAADEELKKLKKETKKKVSSKDASTKPSSKKKHGGSDEDHASPPRSHAHVKEEEDEDDDDDVQWQTDTSLEAAQQRIQEQLSAATAEMVMLSTVESEKKSKAATQTPSPKAASVTSEDSKTENVETNHERLVREVKTNLKKGVTASKLQSFLGSLSGSPQEVITALYEALLDGVEKGFAKEVIKKKSYLAAVAQDEESQLRLLQATEIFCGKSNNSVALKEVALVLKALYDADLLEEEYIVKWYNKGVAANKDSKIWKNVKPFVEWLESAESESEEE from the coding sequence ATGGCTTTGCAGAATATAGGTGCCAGCAACAGTGATGATGCCTTCTACAGGTATAAGATGCCCAGGATGCTTACCAAGATAGAGGGCCGTGGGAATGGCATCAAGACAAATGTGGTGAACATGGTTGATATTGCCAAAGCATTAGCAAGGCCTCCATCTTATACCACAAAATATTTTGGAAATGAGCTTGGGGCCCAGTCGAAATTTGATGAGAAAACTGGAACCGCCCTTGTCAATGGAGCTCATGAAACCCCCAAACTTGCTGGTCTTCTTGAGAACTTCATCAAGAAATATGTTCAGTGCTATGGTTGCGGAAACCCTGAAACAGATGTCATAATAACCAAAACTCAGATGATCCAACTGAAATGCGCTGCATGTGGTTTCATTTCTAATGTGGACATGAGGGACAAGCTGACAACTTTTATACTTAAGAACCCGCCTGAGGCGAAAAAGGGCTCCAAGGACAAGAAAGCAATGAGAAGAGCTGAGAAGGAGCGACTGAAGGAAGGAGAGGCCGCTGATGAAGAGCTGAAGAAGCTgaagaaagaaacaaagaaaaaggtTTCCTCCAAAGATGCCAGCACAAAACCTAGTTCTAAAAAGAAACATGGTGGTTCGGATGAGGATCATGCTTCACCACCTAGAAGCCATGCTCATGTGAAAGAAGAGGaggatgaagatgatgatgacgACGTCCAGTGGCAGACTGATACATCGCTTGAAGCCGCTCAGCAGCGTATACAAGAACAGTTAAGTGCTGCGACTGCCGAAATGGTTATGCTGTCCACAGTTGAGTCGGAGAAGAAGTCCAAGGCAGCTACTCAAACCCCAAGTCCTAAAGCTGCTTCTGTAACATCGGAAGATTCTAAGACCGAGAATGTAGAGACAAACCATGAGAGGCTCGTTAGGGAAgtgaaaacaaatctaaaaaaagGAGTTACTGCCAGCAAGTTACAATCCTTTTTGGGTTCACTCTCTGGGTCTCCTCAGGAAGTTATTACTGCTTTGTATGAGGCACTCTTGGATGGCGTTGAGAAAGGATTTGCCAAGGAGGTTATTAAGAAGAAAAGCTACCTTGCTGCTGTTGCTCAAGATGAGGAGTCTCAGCTACGATTGCTTCAAGCTACAGAAATTTTTTGTGGGAAATCCAACAACTCAGTTGCACTGAAGGAAGTGGCTCTGGTTTTGAAAGCTTTGTATGATGCTGATCTTTTGGAAGAGGAATACATAGTAAAGTGGTACAACAAGGGCGTCGCTGCGAACAAGGACTCCAAAATTTGGAAGAATGTCAAACCCTTTGTCGAATGGCTAGAGAGTGCCGAGTCAGAGTCCGAAGAGGAATGA